From Xylocopilactobacillus apis, a single genomic window includes:
- a CDS encoding putative holin-like toxin: protein MTVFQAISLMISFGLLVAAILKHNEK, encoded by the coding sequence TTGACTGTTTTTCAAGCTATCTCGTTAATGATTTCATTTGGCTTGCTTGTTGCAGCCATCTTGAAACACAACGAAAAGTAA
- a CDS encoding BspA family leucine-rich repeat surface protein — MVAISGGGHLANPVKSVWGDPLQQKSLIQPRSGLSPINIGSGDSQNFFATVGSAVAKVNDDGTWDTILINEPISWQVGAVTLNSTVDMSQDFNFSWDLKIDRPSWTYLCDGLGFSLHPLYRPGDKIVDSLEKIDYILPSIFGRHSDGSSVTSSSDLDIGQNLHSIGYSGSQLGISDLMNAIAFKIDTYLDGSNLVGLNYIPGTPYGSSQHAYNGVLEPDDRFASGSPEQIDNSYGAFISTDSNGYSGKSQYSAPLNGYPLTSKNDSFGNVSGTSMKVVDNSWHPMSISYSASTYTLKVVIGDPATSGAVWNKILTTGERRVLRDRKNWAFSILGATGLGVEGNTIKNVRGTFTPGDPVITTRYVDENGNNLQPVKSTILSDWQVQHPGSTQFVDTSSPAIIVKNGKTYRRAQVNGTFFDNGTRLNKRLGTPGSGGTVTNSGNNTTVTTDFSGVTFVNYVYRQELPANSTDVTADLQMSVNSGAFLKTASIRPGDNIAFKYTAKNNVIPIWSKVTAVQSLGGLFTPVGSLPVDVTQKAGLLYVPLKLGSTNDLKLGETGNNTVTMKYNGANNAQLTADDAGQITITNTPVSPNAAPLTKIVSKVSIYDQSNQLIDENGDPVFGSYFYNSSNNQAPLSSTDPVYNTGNYAPVTDSVTLNDQGWWYLDPITKVLTIYPHELNGALDTAGQSVWPWHGQAAEITKVVIKPGVTARGSLHNLFTDLTNATAVEGLDALNTSDVTDMNAMFSHCQSLTSLDVSHFNTANVTDMNSMFNYCTSLNSLNVSSFGTNKVTSMRGMFQACTNITELDLSNFNTGLVQDFSFMFNEMHGLKKLNVTSFNTTSATDMTVMFAHMNVLPNLDLSSFNTSNVTTMTSMFEGSPKLWQLTLGGSTKLASDNGLTDPALQTEISDAGVTYYVTNPQWREVGNGTVHEPAGNAKTAAQIAAESQTATATRTYVWDQVGKQTITATNGIDFGSHQAPLQHEEYNSSSQSFNLTDNRNVRNGKRWQITAEVSKQFELNTDSTKKIIGNPLYYHSGGVTTNLTSTAQAVYNGTAGTGYQDTLSIPWELSFKAKPSDIPAPGQYKATVTYTLVNIP, encoded by the coding sequence ATGGTAGCGATTTCAGGGGGGGGGCATTTAGCTAACCCTGTTAAATCTGTTTGGGGGGATCCGCTGCAACAGAAATCATTAATTCAACCAAGAAGCGGGTTAAGCCCGATCAATATTGGGTCAGGCGACAGCCAAAATTTCTTTGCGACGGTTGGTTCTGCTGTTGCAAAAGTCAATGATGATGGTACTTGGGATACAATATTAATTAACGAACCAATATCATGGCAGGTTGGAGCAGTAACTCTTAACTCAACAGTCGATATGAGTCAAGATTTTAACTTTAGTTGGGATCTAAAGATTGATCGACCAAGTTGGACTTATCTGTGTGATGGATTAGGTTTTTCTTTACATCCGTTATATAGACCAGGTGATAAAATAGTCGATTCTCTTGAAAAAATTGACTATATTTTACCATCAATTTTCGGACGTCATTCTGACGGATCATCTGTTACCAGTTCAAGTGACTTAGACATTGGTCAGAATTTGCATTCAATTGGATATAGTGGAAGCCAATTGGGAATTAGTGATTTAATGAATGCCATTGCCTTTAAAATTGATACATATCTCGATGGGAGTAATTTAGTAGGCTTAAATTATATTCCCGGCACTCCCTATGGCAGCTCTCAGCATGCCTATAATGGAGTTTTAGAACCTGATGATCGTTTTGCTTCAGGGTCACCTGAACAAATTGATAATAGTTATGGAGCTTTTATATCTACAGATAGCAATGGTTATTCTGGGAAGTCACAATATTCTGCTCCTTTAAATGGCTATCCGTTAACGTCTAAAAATGATTCTTTTGGCAATGTAAGTGGTACATCTATGAAAGTTGTTGATAATAGTTGGCATCCAATGTCAATATCTTATTCTGCATCTACGTATACTTTAAAGGTAGTAATTGGCGATCCTGCTACTAGCGGGGCAGTTTGGAATAAAATTTTAACCACTGGAGAGAGAAGGGTTCTAAGGGATCGAAAAAATTGGGCGTTTTCAATTTTGGGTGCAACTGGTTTAGGTGTTGAAGGGAATACAATCAAAAATGTCCGAGGAACTTTTACCCCAGGTGACCCGGTAATTACAACTCGTTATGTTGATGAAAATGGTAATAATTTGCAGCCTGTTAAGTCAACAATTTTATCAGATTGGCAGGTTCAACATCCCGGGTCAACTCAATTCGTGGATACCAGCAGTCCGGCGATAATTGTAAAAAATGGAAAAACCTATCGTCGAGCTCAAGTTAACGGGACCTTCTTTGATAATGGGACTCGGCTTAATAAACGTCTTGGAACTCCCGGCAGCGGGGGAACAGTTACTAATTCAGGCAATAATACAACGGTAACTACTGACTTTAGCGGAGTTACCTTTGTGAATTACGTCTATCGGCAGGAATTACCTGCTAACAGCACCGATGTTACAGCAGATCTTCAGATGAGTGTTAATAGTGGAGCCTTTTTGAAAACTGCTTCCATCAGACCAGGAGATAATATTGCTTTTAAATATACAGCGAAGAATAATGTGATTCCGATTTGGTCCAAGGTCACAGCAGTTCAATCATTAGGTGGTTTGTTTACCCCGGTTGGTTCTTTGCCAGTAGATGTCACTCAAAAGGCTGGACTTCTTTATGTTCCTTTAAAGCTTGGCAGTACCAATGATTTAAAACTAGGTGAGACGGGAAATAATACCGTTACAATGAAATACAATGGGGCTAATAATGCGCAATTGACTGCCGATGATGCAGGTCAAATTACAATAACAAATACTCCGGTGAGTCCCAATGCAGCTCCGTTAACGAAGATAGTTTCAAAGGTTTCTATTTATGATCAATCCAACCAACTAATTGATGAAAATGGTGATCCAGTCTTTGGTTCATATTTTTATAACTCAAGTAATAATCAAGCGCCACTGTCTAGCACAGATCCAGTGTATAATACCGGAAACTATGCACCAGTCACTGACTCAGTGACGTTAAATGATCAAGGGTGGTGGTACCTTGATCCAATCACCAAAGTGCTGACGATCTATCCTCATGAACTAAATGGAGCACTTGATACTGCCGGTCAGTCGGTTTGGCCGTGGCATGGACAGGCAGCGGAGATTACAAAAGTAGTAATCAAACCAGGAGTAACCGCAAGGGGCTCACTGCATAATCTATTTACGGACCTCACAAACGCGACGGCGGTTGAAGGTCTTGATGCTCTGAATACATCCGATGTTACCGATATGAATGCGATGTTTTCTCATTGTCAGAGCTTAACGAGTCTTGATGTGAGTCATTTCAACACCGCTAATGTTACAGATATGAACAGTATGTTTAACTACTGTACGAGCTTAAACAGTCTAAATGTCAGCAGTTTTGGTACGAATAAAGTAACTAGTATGCGGGGAATGTTTCAGGCCTGCACGAATATTACAGAATTAGATCTAAGTAACTTTAACACGGGTCTGGTACAGGATTTCAGCTTCATGTTCAATGAGATGCATGGGCTCAAAAAGTTAAATGTAACAAGCTTTAATACAACAAGTGCAACAGACATGACAGTGATGTTTGCCCATATGAATGTATTGCCAAATTTAGACCTCAGCAGCTTCAATACGAGTAATGTTACTACAATGACTTCAATGTTTGAGGGAAGTCCCAAACTGTGGCAGTTAACTCTTGGAGGGAGTACGAAGTTAGCTAGTGACAATGGCTTAACAGATCCCGCATTACAAACGGAGATCAGTGATGCAGGAGTAACGTATTACGTCACAAATCCTCAGTGGCGGGAGGTTGGGAATGGCACGGTACATGAACCTGCAGGGAACGCAAAGACGGCGGCGCAGATTGCCGCTGAATCACAGACCGCAACAGCTACGAGAACTTACGTGTGGGATCAGGTTGGGAAACAGACGATCACTGCAACAAACGGCATAGACTTTGGATCACATCAAGCACCATTGCAGCATGAGGAGTATAACAGCAGTTCCCAGAGCTTTAACTTAACCGATAACCGGAATGTAAGAAATGGGAAGAGGTGGCAGATTACCGCCGAAGTTTCAAAACAATTTGAATTGAATACTGATTCTACGAAGAAGATTATAGGCAACCCACTGTATTATCATAGCGGTGGGGTAACAACAAATCTCACTTCAACTGCACAAGCTGTGTATAACGGCACAGCGGGAACGGGTTATCAAGATACATTATCGATTCCCTGGGAGCTAAGTTTTAAGGCTAAGCCAAGTGATATTCCAGCTCCTGGTCAATATAAAGCAACTGTGACGTACACTTTAGTTAATATACCTTGA
- the lepA gene encoding translation elongation factor 4: MEPKYIRNFSIIAHIDHGKSTLADRIMELTNTIDEREEKAQLLDDLKVEQEHGVTVKSRTVRNVYQAEDGHQYEYNFIDTPGHVDFSYEVSKSLAASDGAILLVDATQGVQAQTVANYRLAKKNHLAIIPVINKVDMPSADVEETEEQIIQLDDSLAEEEILKISAKTGQGVKEVLEAIRTRIPAPKGDLKKPLKALVFDYLYNPFLGIIAYVRIFDGQLKSEDQALLMAKKISFQAHEIGFFTPEMKTTNQLSVGDVGYVVTGLKDPQSVRVGDTLTLKNNSAENALSGYEAAQSVVFAGFYPKNNDYPELKNSLAKLALNDPSFHYREEVSDALGPGFRCGFLGMFHLQIIQERLKNEYGLEVLTTAPNVTYRIHLKKNNEVKEITNPTQFPYFNDIDYVEEPMVNATIEVPNELLSPVMKLADQHKGLLVDMDSKAKNTELLYQIPVSEVAYQFFNELKSVSHGYATLDTEDAGYQKADVVKVEVNINYSPIDALSFIVHREDAGRLTQDLVHKLKYSVPRTLYPMPVQAVVEGKALARVDVPPLRKNAAVSGGKKSVSKKQDLLRRQSINKRQAVKNNVALSQEVFNSILELKQ, encoded by the coding sequence GTGGAGCCAAAATATATTCGTAATTTTTCAATTATTGCTCATATTGATCATGGGAAGTCAACTTTAGCTGATCGGATTATGGAGTTGACCAATACGATCGATGAACGAGAAGAAAAAGCGCAACTTTTGGATGATTTAAAGGTTGAACAGGAACACGGAGTTACTGTTAAATCACGCACGGTGCGAAATGTTTACCAAGCAGAAGATGGACATCAGTATGAATATAATTTTATTGATACGCCAGGGCACGTTGATTTTTCTTATGAAGTATCTAAAAGTCTTGCTGCAAGTGACGGAGCTATTTTATTAGTTGATGCGACCCAAGGAGTTCAAGCTCAAACCGTGGCAAATTATCGCTTAGCTAAAAAGAATCACTTGGCAATTATTCCCGTGATTAATAAGGTTGATATGCCTTCAGCTGACGTTGAAGAAACTGAAGAACAAATTATACAGTTAGATGATAGTTTGGCAGAAGAAGAGATCTTAAAAATATCTGCTAAAACCGGGCAGGGAGTAAAAGAAGTTCTAGAAGCAATTAGAACTAGAATTCCAGCTCCTAAAGGTGATTTAAAAAAGCCGCTTAAAGCTCTGGTTTTTGATTATTTGTATAATCCTTTTCTAGGAATTATTGCTTATGTGAGAATTTTTGATGGACAGTTAAAATCTGAGGATCAAGCCCTTTTAATGGCCAAAAAGATCAGTTTTCAAGCTCATGAAATTGGCTTTTTTACCCCTGAAATGAAAACAACCAATCAGTTGTCTGTCGGAGACGTTGGATATGTAGTGACAGGATTAAAAGACCCACAATCAGTTCGGGTGGGTGATACTTTAACGCTCAAAAATAACTCTGCTGAAAATGCTCTTTCGGGATACGAAGCAGCACAATCAGTAGTATTTGCGGGATTTTATCCGAAAAACAATGATTATCCAGAATTAAAAAACTCTTTGGCAAAATTAGCACTTAATGATCCATCATTTCATTATCGAGAAGAAGTATCTGATGCATTGGGGCCAGGATTTCGTTGTGGATTTCTTGGCATGTTTCACCTGCAGATTATTCAAGAACGACTGAAAAATGAATATGGTCTTGAAGTTTTAACCACTGCTCCCAACGTAACTTATCGCATTCATCTAAAGAAAAATAATGAAGTTAAGGAGATCACGAATCCAACTCAGTTTCCATATTTTAACGATATTGATTACGTTGAAGAACCAATGGTTAATGCAACGATCGAAGTGCCTAATGAATTACTCAGTCCAGTTATGAAGTTAGCCGATCAGCATAAAGGACTCTTAGTTGATATGGATTCTAAGGCGAAAAATACCGAACTTCTTTATCAAATTCCGGTTTCAGAGGTAGCGTATCAATTCTTTAATGAGCTGAAATCGGTATCTCATGGATATGCAACTTTAGATACTGAAGATGCTGGTTATCAAAAAGCTGATGTGGTGAAAGTTGAAGTTAATATTAATTATTCGCCAATCGATGCTTTATCGTTTATTGTGCATCGGGAAGATGCAGGGCGCTTAACGCAAGATTTGGTTCATAAACTTAAATACTCAGTTCCAAGAACTCTTTATCCGATGCCAGTACAGGCAGTTGTTGAAGGAAAGGCACTTGCTAGAGTTGATGTTCCGCCGCTTAGGAAAAATGCCGCAGTTTCAGGCGGAAAAAAGAGTGTTTCGAAAAAGCAAGATTTACTGAGACGGCAAAGCATTAATAAGCGCCAAGCAGTAAAGAATAACGTAGCTTTATCCCAAGAAGTTTTTAATTCAATTTTAGAATTGAAGCAATGA
- a CDS encoding TetR/AcrR family transcriptional regulator, producing the protein MYAQSEKQKEIKTQQIADAALELFQNQTYFEISMNQIAQLAHVAKGTLFNYYPNKESIFMDLLLHGYQEYFLSAHQLFEEREISSLQELRCFLLDLTDELIQNRPVVVRLNALRGQVLEKDSIKEQTARGRQKLYEITQSLNQMIADKIPNFNSNEVNELFFAQSAIISGLMNLVGLDQFNHQQLSLTMTDFHIDLNQQARKMFDDYLQGVFIRKEN; encoded by the coding sequence ATGTACGCTCAAAGTGAAAAACAAAAAGAAATTAAAACTCAGCAGATTGCGGACGCTGCTTTAGAACTTTTTCAAAATCAAACATATTTTGAAATTTCAATGAATCAAATTGCACAATTAGCGCATGTGGCAAAAGGGACATTGTTTAATTATTATCCTAACAAAGAAAGTATTTTTATGGATCTTTTACTTCATGGATATCAGGAATATTTTTTATCAGCGCATCAACTTTTTGAAGAACGTGAAATTTCTAGTTTACAGGAATTAAGATGTTTTTTATTAGATTTAACCGATGAATTAATCCAAAATCGACCAGTAGTTGTTCGTTTAAATGCTCTAAGAGGTCAAGTGCTCGAAAAAGATAGTATTAAAGAACAGACTGCGCGTGGAAGACAAAAATTATATGAAATTACGCAGAGCCTTAATCAGATGATTGCTGATAAGATTCCAAATTTTAATTCAAACGAAGTTAACGAACTTTTTTTTGCTCAAAGTGCAATTATTAGCGGTTTAATGAATTTAGTAGGGTTAGATCAATTTAATCATCAACAGTTATCTTTAACGATGACCGATTTTCATATTGATTTAAATCAACAAGCGAGAAAGATGTTTGACGACTACCTGCAGGGCGTATTTATAAGAAAGGAAAATTAA
- a CDS encoding LytTR family transcriptional regulator DNA-binding domain-containing protein, which translates to MLFRSDRSYLVNLDQLEHFDNHKRELYFNNGSVAYASIRKSWELIKILK; encoded by the coding sequence ATGCTTTTTCGCAGTGATCGAAGTTATTTGGTTAATTTAGATCAGCTTGAACATTTCGATAACCATAAACGCGAGCTGTATTTTAATAACGGGAGTGTCGCCTACGCATCGATTAGAAAATCTTGGGAGTTAATCAAGATATTAAAATAG